The proteins below come from a single Oscillospiraceae bacterium genomic window:
- a CDS encoding NADH:flavin oxidoreductase produces the protein MKNPCPEIPFFAEDCSVLKRPLRIGEKIVPNRLAFQPMEGCDGTADGRPGELTLRKYQRLAEGGSGLIWVEATSVSAKARANPRQLWLTKENQDSFKRLAELIHICAQKAGFEKPLLILQATHSGRYSKPEGKPDPLIAYHNPIFEKEPLPDKCIISDEELDTLPEKFAVTSRLAEACGFDGVDIKACHRYLLCELLSAFTRPGKYGGSFENRTRLLFDAMQAARQVCSSDFLVTSRINIYDGFPYPYGFGVKESGGLEVDLKEPIRLIGKLEKTGVKLLNITMGNPYVNPHVNRPFRKGAYTPEEKATEGVKRMLENTAALQKRFPGLPLVCSGISFLGENSAHAAAGLIESGGAAMAGFGRMTLAYPDFAKEILEGKPMESEKCCIACSKCSELMRAGSVAGCVVRDAGIYLPIYKRDVLKESV, from the coding sequence ATGAAAAACCCCTGTCCGGAAATCCCCTTTTTTGCGGAGGATTGCTCCGTTTTAAAACGCCCGCTGAGAATCGGTGAAAAGATTGTCCCGAACCGGCTGGCCTTCCAGCCGATGGAGGGCTGCGACGGCACCGCCGATGGCAGGCCGGGGGAATTGACGCTGCGTAAATATCAACGCCTTGCGGAGGGCGGCAGCGGACTGATCTGGGTTGAAGCCACCTCGGTTTCCGCAAAAGCACGCGCCAATCCGCGGCAGTTGTGGCTGACAAAAGAGAATCAGGACAGTTTTAAGCGATTGGCGGAGCTGATTCACATTTGCGCGCAAAAGGCGGGCTTTGAAAAACCGTTGTTGATTTTACAGGCAACCCATTCCGGGCGGTACTCCAAACCGGAGGGAAAACCCGACCCGTTGATTGCTTATCATAATCCGATTTTTGAAAAAGAACCGCTTCCCGATAAATGCATCATCAGTGACGAAGAGTTGGACACGCTGCCCGAAAAATTCGCCGTGACCTCCCGTTTGGCTGAGGCGTGCGGATTCGACGGTGTCGATATCAAGGCCTGCCACCGGTATTTATTGTGCGAACTGCTGTCGGCGTTCACCCGGCCCGGGAAATACGGCGGAAGTTTTGAAAACAGAACGCGGCTTTTATTCGACGCGATGCAGGCCGCGCGGCAGGTGTGCTCTTCGGATTTTCTCGTCACGAGCCGAATCAATATTTATGACGGATTTCCTTATCCCTACGGATTCGGCGTCAAAGAGAGCGGCGGGTTGGAAGTCGATTTGAAAGAGCCGATCAGACTCATCGGTAAACTGGAAAAAACGGGAGTTAAGTTATTGAATATCACCATGGGCAACCCCTATGTCAATCCGCATGTCAACAGGCCGTTCAGGAAGGGAGCGTATACGCCGGAAGAAAAAGCGACAGAAGGCGTAAAACGCATGCTCGAAAATACCGCGGCATTGCAAAAACGGTTTCCCGGTCTGCCGTTAGTTTGTTCGGGGATTTCATTTCTCGGAGAAAATTCAGCGCATGCCGCCGCGGGGCTGATTGAAAGCGGAGGAGCGGCCATGGCGGGATTCGGGCGGATGACGCTGGCATATCCCGATTTCGCGAAAGAGATTCTTGAAGGGAAACCGATGGAAAGTGAAAAATGCTGTATCGCGTGCAGCAAATGTTCGGAATTAATGCGTGCCGGCAGCGTGGCCGGATGCGTGGTGCGCGATGCCGGGATTTATCTGCCGATTTACAAGCGGGACGTGCTGAAAGAGAGTGTTTAA
- a CDS encoding 3-ketoacyl-ACP reductase — protein MRIALVTGSSRGIGLGILKALKKDGYFTIMSSTGYNDRVSAALKELDNCAYLSCDISDSSSRKALFEQIEKEYGRLDVLVNNAGAAPKVRADLLEVGEESYDFVVGTNQKGTFFVTQAAANLMIDGMKKGITDYRPRIVNISSISAYTSSVSRAPYCISKAGVSMITKLFADRLAEFGIPVFEVRPGIIDTDMTAGESTHRKYDGLIRNGLLPTARWGTPDDVGDAVSVLCSGKLDYSTGQVIEADGGFHLRRL, from the coding sequence ATGAGAATCGCATTAGTCACCGGATCATCGCGGGGAATTGGTCTGGGCATCTTAAAAGCGCTGAAAAAAGACGGATATTTTACAATCATGAGCAGCACGGGATATAACGACCGGGTGAGCGCCGCTTTGAAAGAACTTGATAACTGCGCGTATCTCTCTTGCGATATTTCGGACTCCTCTTCCCGGAAAGCGCTTTTTGAGCAAATTGAAAAAGAATACGGACGGCTGGATGTACTGGTCAACAACGCCGGAGCCGCGCCCAAAGTCCGGGCAGATCTATTGGAAGTCGGCGAGGAAAGCTATGATTTCGTGGTCGGCACCAACCAAAAAGGGACGTTTTTTGTCACACAAGCGGCGGCGAATTTGATGATTGACGGCATGAAAAAAGGAATAACGGATTATCGTCCGCGAATCGTCAACATTTCTTCGATTTCGGCTTATACGTCATCGGTCAGCCGGGCGCCGTACTGCATCTCCAAAGCAGGGGTTTCGATGATCACAAAACTGTTCGCCGACCGTTTGGCCGAATTCGGGATTCCGGTGTTTGAAGTGCGGCCGGGAATCATCGATACGGATATGACCGCCGGTGAAAGCACGCACCGAAAATATGACGGTCTTATCAGGAACGGGCTGCTGCCGACGGCGCGCTGGGGCACGCCAGATGACGTCGGAGACGCGGTCTCGGTTTTGTGCTCGGGAAAACTTGATTATTCGACCGGACAGGTGATAGAGGCGGACGGCGGATTTCATCTGAGAAGGCTGTAA
- a CDS encoding Gfo/Idh/MocA family oxidoreductase, protein MKPVKLGLVGLHFGKLMIEELQKPENRKYIEIACLCDRDEPLAEKLAAEYGIQKYVSSLNVLLADPGIEAVGLFTGPEGRALLIDQILDAGRDVLTTKPFERSADEARRVLQKARSLGRIIHLNCPTPTPPRDIRQIDEWIEQYHLGRPIGYRAMTWCSYREKPDGSWYDDPARCPAAPIFRLGIYLINDISRYFGEVETLQLLHSRLFTGRPTADNAQLALLHKNGAVGSIYASFCVNDGRHYLHALELNFENGTIFRNTGADAVDGKIKLDLAASGNDGGLIRKHREFEAAVGDYQYEQFYKAVRGDILENPTPDEQVINGIKILELLN, encoded by the coding sequence ATGAAACCCGTGAAACTCGGTCTCGTTGGTCTTCATTTCGGCAAGCTGATGATTGAGGAACTTCAAAAGCCCGAAAACCGGAAATATATCGAAATTGCCTGCCTCTGCGACCGGGACGAACCGCTCGCCGAAAAACTTGCCGCCGAATACGGCATTCAAAAATATGTATCTTCACTCAATGTGCTGCTCGCCGATCCCGGAATTGAAGCGGTCGGCCTGTTTACCGGTCCCGAAGGCCGCGCTTTGCTGATCGATCAGATTCTCGACGCAGGCCGCGACGTCCTGACGACCAAGCCATTTGAGCGCAGCGCCGACGAAGCCCGCCGGGTACTGCAAAAAGCCCGCTCACTCGGCAGGATCATCCATCTAAACTGCCCCACGCCGACGCCGCCCCGCGATATCCGGCAGATTGACGAGTGGATTGAGCAATATCACCTCGGAAGGCCGATCGGCTATCGGGCGATGACCTGGTGCAGTTATCGCGAAAAACCCGACGGCAGCTGGTACGACGACCCGGCCCGCTGTCCCGCCGCGCCGATTTTTCGGCTCGGCATCTATCTGATCAACGACATCTCCCGTTATTTCGGCGAAGTCGAAACTCTTCAGCTTCTGCATTCCCGCCTCTTCACCGGACGCCCGACCGCAGACAACGCCCAGCTTGCGCTGCTTCATAAAAACGGCGCCGTCGGCAGCATATATGCCTCTTTCTGCGTCAACGACGGCCGTCATTACCTTCACGCGCTGGAACTGAACTTCGAAAACGGCACGATATTCCGAAATACGGGCGCGGATGCCGTTGACGGAAAAATAAAACTCGATTTAGCCGCATCCGGCAACGACGGCGGATTGATCCGGAAACACCGTGAATTCGAAGCCGCAGTCGGCGATTATCAATATGAGCAATTTTACAAAGCCGTCCGCGGCGATATTTTAGAAAATCCCACTCCGGACGAACAAGTCATTAACGGCATCAAGATCCTGGAATTATTGAACTGA